The Scheffersomyces stipitis CBS 6054 chromosome 5, complete sequence genome contains the following window.
ATATTGGTGTTACTTCctttttttcacttgttTCCATCTTGTTTCTGGTCACCCAGACCTGTTATCTAAAAATAGCAACGTATTTATAATGTTTAATAAATAATCAACCTATCTAattgtcttcttggaaaagtagTTCTTCTATGAAATAACCCAGACCAAGTCGTGGAAGTGATCGTGGTATAAAATTGCGCAGCAAATTGCGCACTGAATATTTTTAAGGTACTTCaattgctgcgaaaaaaaaCGATGAAGCACTTCGCAATTAAATAAGGTACAATTTTACTGGAGTTTCCTAACTTGAACATTCGAATAACTTTAGGAAAGTAGTAGATGATTTGATTCCATTTTTGGTACAAAATGAGATAGCCACGCcgttattgttggaaaatAGAAGGAAAATATGCACCGTACATGCACATTTCTGCAGTATTCAACGGTTAGGAAATTGCAGCCTTTCATATTTATACAATCTCATGAGTGACCAGGACAATTGCAAtcattcaatttcttctattaCTCTTTGTGAATACGTCGCAAATGAGAAGTGGAAAAACCATTTGCTTAGGGGTATATAAGGAATTCGAAAATCCAAAAAGTTTTGAAATGCTTATAAGATCTTTCTTCACGCCAAACAAACACTAATGTCTATTCACTTGCTTTCAAGACTCCCAGGGGAGTTACCCGTTTCAAGAAACCTGCTTAATGCCATGGGGAGCCTTTTATCCCCAGAATTTGAGTATCTTAACGAGTTTTTGCCATCTCATCTAGATTCgaaatcaaattctttgGATCTAGATGTTGGACTGATTTCTTCTAAAGTTGAATCAAACCTTCCAGTTAGTGATGAATTCGATAGCTTGTTCAGGTATCTTCTAACCCCAACACTTGTTGGACCATCTCCAAATTCATTTTACTACGATTATGTTGCCTGCGCCGACAACAATGAGTTCTTGGGTATATCTGAACCAATAGCTAGTCAACCTAGAGAATTCAGTCTTTCTGTGGACGGAATCAAAGTAACAACCTCTGAAGACGAtactttcttccaaaatcTCCTGTCTCCCAATAGGTCTGATGCTGTGAGTACTCGTGAACCAGGTGAAACAGTTGTGCAACACCAACTGGAATTAGCAACAAGGCTGCAGAGTCATCGGGAGGTTGTAGCACACCAAAAAGCTAGAACTACGACTGGATCTAAGCCCAGCTCCACATACAAGGTAGTGAAGCATAGGCCAAAGGGATCTAAACAAGCTTGTGTTCCAATTAAAATTTCATACGAGAAACTTAAATTGACAACAAAGCTTGGAGCTGAACTCTCGGATTCGTTTGTCGAAACTGTTGAATCCAGTATGTCAGCGTCGGTCCGTGCAATGTTAGCCGAAAGAAAATTACCAGAGGAGCTTGAAAATGGTGCCTCAAGGTGTAAGATTGATAGACAAGTCTATGAAAGACCTCTattgattgaagaaatggaaaagtTCTGTGGCCATCCAAAGGTGAGATATATTCGAAACTCAAACTTTGGACGGACTCCCTACGAAGCAGAGTACTACCTGTACCAGGTGGACAATAAGGGTCAACTGATCAACCATACAAGACATGGTTTGTGTCCATATTGTCCAGAAGtcctgttcttcaagttgaagaattctgCCTACGGGAACCATTTAGGCAACATTCACGGCATCCGCACGAACGGGTCCCTTTTTCCAGATCCAATTCTCCCAGGAATCTACTTGATGGCCAAGAGTGAATTTGTAGAAACTGAAAGAAAAACTCTAGCCAAAGAGAGAGCTACAGCTGGGGTGGTATGTCAAGCATGTTATACAATTCAAGAGATGCAGTGCACCCTGAGAAGCACAGATTTGGGACACTATCTTCGACATTACCGAGACAACCATGTCAAATGCAAAAGCAGAAGCAAAGGTTGTCGCTCTGGTCGGAGTAATTTGGAATATAATTAGAAAGACTTTGGTGTTTTTGGTTATCGTCAACTAGTTGTATATGTGTTTAATGTCAATAaataccttcttcaaaaacatGGAAGcagattttgcacccatttaCCAGAAGTGAGACCTGGGTGAAGGAGCAAATAAATGCAAAACTTCTTTGAATAGTTGATCAGAATATTCAGGGATGTTCAATTGAGCATTCAAGACTCATAGAAGTAAATATTCAGTAGAATAGTAGAATAGTAGAATAGTGATGGAAAACAGAGTATAAAGTGGTTGTCTGCGCTTCAGTAGCTATCGCTAACTTCACAGATTACTAATACCGCACTATTTTATCTCTCATGGTTTCTCACTAATCTCACTAATTCTCGCTAATCTATTCATTCTTGTCCCACTATTCTCGCTAAATTATTCTCTCTATTCTCACTACTTTTGCCTCAGTCGcattctgaaatttttcactcttcGACCAAACctgaaaaaaatttcacGATTCAACATCCATATATTCACATATACAAAGACACTACTTAGTACCCTTACGACGCTAGTCAAACTTTCTATAACCTCATACGAAACAGAGATCCAACATGTCGTTCATAAATATCTGTCGTGATAACACCGATCCATTCTACCGTTACAAGATGCCTCCCATCCAGTCCAAGACTGAAGGTAGAGGTAACGGTATTAAGACAGCCATTGTCAACTTAGCTGAAGTGGCCAGAGCTTTAGGCAGACCTCCCGCTTATGTAGTAAAGTACTTTGGTTCTGAATTGGGAGCCCAGTCCAATATTGACGAAGCCAACGACCGTTATTTGGTCAATGGTGTCCATGACTCGAACGAGTTACAAGACACTTTGGATGgattcatcaacaagtttgTTCTCTGTGGCTCATGCAAGAACCCCGAAACTGAGATTGTCATCAAGGGCAGGGATGATGTCGAGAGAGACTGTAAAGCATGTGGTAAAATTACTCCTGTGGACCCTAAGCTCAAGTTGTATACTTATATTGTCAAGAATCCTCCTACTGGTTCCAAGAAGGGTAAGAAGTCTGCCACAGCTACTGCAAATGTTGTGGGAGGTGGTAAGTCTATCTCCGACATCGCTTCCGGTCAAACCAAAAAGGAAGACGATGGCGAagttgctgaagatgatgcTGATGACGACATCTTggcaaagaagatcaacGCTGAAGCTGCTCAATTGCAGACTGTAGAAGTAAACGATGAAGACTGGTCCGTAGACATGTCTCAAGAGGCTATTGCTGCAAGAGCTCGTGAATTGGAAGGTTTGACCTTAAGCGAGGctgtttccaagttcaacgaATTGGGTGAATGGATTCTTGCTGAGGCTggagatgaagacgacaagGAAAACTTGCCTTCGGACGTagaaatctacaagaaaattgtCGAGATGGATATCGCCGATAAGACAGAAACTGTCCAGGTGTTGGCCCAAGTCCTTTTCGATGAGAACATTGTGGAACAAGTGGAGCCTCATACTGGTTTGTTGGCTAAATTGGTCAACggtgaagaagacttcGAAATCGCGTTGTTGGGAGGCTTGGAAAGATTCATTGGTGTTCAAAAGCCGgaattgatttcaaagGTTCCAGCTATCTTACTCGCTTTTTACAACCAAGAATTGCTTGGTGAGGAAGTATTAATCTCCTGGGGTAGTAAAGTGTCGAAGAAGTATGTGCCCAAAGATGTTTCCAAGAAAGTACGTAAGGCCGCTAAGCCATTCGTCAAATGGTTGCAAGaggctgaagaagagtctgATGAAGAGTAGTTCAGTAGCATTTATTATAGTATAAACGTTGATGTATATAAGTGTTGTCACACGCTAATGTAGATACGGATTTAGTAGTAACCACAAAGAGTTTTGATGTACAATAATCAAATGCAGTGATCAAAAAATTGTTACATTGATTTATCAAATATTACATTGTATTCTacgatttcttctttccaacgATATCATTCATATCATTTCCTATTGATGTCTTCGATATTATCTCGTAGATCATTTCACATCCTTTGCTATTCATTCATTGCCTGTTCGGAATGAAATTCTGATATTGCCTATTACCattattactattattattattggCATTATTCATGAAATTGGGCATGTTGGGCATATTAGGCATGTTGGGCATGTTGGGCATGTTAGGCATGCCTGGCATTCCAGGCATTCCAGGCATACCCATTCCAGGTGGCATATTGGGCATGCCTGGAGGCATCATACCCATAGGAGGCATTCCCGGTGGCATCATTCCCATAGGAGGCATACCTGGAGGACCACCAGGACCAGCTCCAGCAGGTGGCATGGGTGGAGCAGATCCTCCCATCAATTTAGCCATGACAGCTTGAGGATTAAATTCGCCTCTCGTCTTGTCTTGCTTGTGGCAATATGCTATCCACGTGAATTCATCAAAACCATAATTGAAGTAATCGGAAATATCAGCTCCAGGAGCTCTCCATGGCTTATCTTTAAGTGTTTCCAAGTCTAATTGCGTTAGTGGCTTTCCCTCGTATTCTGCCATGGTATTCACGTCCACCGTTGTGCCAGGCTCCCCCAGCTGACTGGCTACTATTGTTGTAGTAGATGACTTTTCTTCGGATGCTGTAGTTTCTGTCTGAGCAGAAGTAACGACTGTGGCCGTTTTAGGTGGTGAATCACCTATTATGATATCTATATCGTCgtcagaatcttcttcttcttcttcctcgtcatcatcatcttcttcttcaacttcttctacttctttctcaCTTCTGGCATTTGGTAAAGATACACTCTTCGTGTTGGATTCATTTTTTCCTACAGATTTTACACCGGCCTCGTCGTCGGATCCATAGAGATAGGCATCCTCGTCATCTGAATGGTCTGCCATgatgttattgttgaagtaaAGAACAAAGAATAGTAGGTATGTCATTTATCGAATTCTTAATTCACTGAAACATTTCAGATATCGCGACCTGTATGTAACATTCAGTACTTTgaacgattgcaaaatcaagaCTGTATCACTTTTTACTATCATCGTTGCTACTTTTCACTCCTACACTACTAATGAAATTAAAAACGTTTATATAGTAATTACATAACCTTAACGAACAAGCGACACGGGACGGGATTGCTGACTATTCTCAGCGACCATCAACTTCACCCATTGCTGTCTTCTGAATTTGTTTCTGTAGatgatcttttccaaaagtGAAATCCATTCAAGCTTCTCTTCCCTGTTGGGAGCACCAAAGTCGATCAACTCGCCATTAGCGAATCTGATCTTAAACGCATGCTCTACTAACAAAACATCACTGAAGTTTCGGTAGTTGCCATTGGATCTGTTGATGTTCTCTTTATCCACATAAATCACTTCTACAACTTTAGCCAAGTTGATTTTGGCTCTGGTCTTGAGCGAGAACTCGCTGTGCGCGATCAACGACGTTCCATCTAACTTGAAAAACCTCTTTTTCCAGACTTCACAGTCTCCACCTTCCTGGTGCATGTACccttccttcttgaaaccaagttccttcttcaactcgttgatgCTCTGATATGCTGATCTGATACTGGTAGGCAAGACTTCGTGAGCATCAGCGCGTGGAATGAACAACATCTTGACCTCAAGTTGTCCAATTCTATATGGTTGGCATCTGACAGGTTCCTTGCCACCATCGCTAGTAGTTTCCCATTCATTGAAACAAGTGATGTCAAAACTTTGAGCTCTACCAGTAATCTTGTCTTCGTACTGATCCAAGTCAACATAGCATCTGGCAAAAGATCCGTCTTGGGCAAATTTATTCTGCCACGAATCCTTCGCGTCAACTGTTACAAACTTTGTCGTGGTGATGATTTCCTTCTGACCAAACATTCTACTCAATCTATTCTTGGGCTTGACCACCTTAGTTTCCTTGACTTCCATTATCTTGCCTCTTGGCTTCTCATAAGTAGCTTTCATGGTCAAGATGAACTCCAAAGAATCGCCTACGGTCAATTCGAACTCCTTGCCAATCAAGATGTTGCGCTTATCCAAGTCGTAGCTAGGAGTTCTGATGCAATGGACACCATTATCTAGCGTCAACGAGAACTTGGCATCATGGTTTTTGAGGTCAGGCAATTCGATATTTTTGAAACCTACAACTCTCAAAAATAACCTACCTCTTTCCTGTAATGGTACAGGACCATGCTCCATATCCTTGCTGGATCCTACCTGGGTGTCAAACTCAAGTCCAGGGTTAAGACGGAGGATAGTTGATACGTCTGTCGTGCCATTGGCGTATACCGAAGGatcagaagttgaaacagCATTaagttcttgttctacCGCACCAAACAGTTTGAGATTATCATTTGGAAGAGAATCTCTCAATTTGCCGTTCAAAAGCTCGTCGCCGTTGAACGAAGGACGTGAGCTATGAGTCTTTTTGATTGactcaacttcaattccagTCACAGACTGTCCATCTCTAAGCAACTTTACTGGAGAACCAATCTTGATAGGCGGATGTTTCTTAGTTGGAGAAACTGGCTCTTGATACTTCTCGGGAGACATTGGAATCGGCTCCAACACAGAAGAATCAGGAAGATTGGGAACAACCATGGTGGTACTCTGTGGAGTATGAATGATCTCAAAATCATGATCAAATAATTTAAATTCATCAGGAGGAGAGTGGTGGA
Protein-coding sequences here:
- the FIP1 gene encoding component of a pre-mRNA polyadenylation factor yields the protein MADHSDDEDAYLYGSDDEAGVKSVGKNESNTKSVSLPNARSEKEVEEVEEEDDDDEEEEEEDSDDDIDIIIGDSPPKTATVVTSAQTETTASEEKSSTTTIVASQSGEPGTTVDVNTMAEYEGKPLTQLDLETLKDKPWRAPGADISDYFNYGFDEFTWIAYCHKQDKTRGEFNPQAVMAKLMGGSAPPMPPAGAGPGGPPGMPPMGMMPPGMPPMGMMPPGMPNMPPGMGMPGMPGMPGMPNMPNMPNMPNMPNMPNFMNNANNNNSNNGNRQYQNFIPNRQ
- a CDS encoding predicted protein (go_function translation initiation factor activity~go_process translational initiation; regulation of translational initiation), with the protein product MSFINICRDNTDPFYRYKMPPIQSKTEGRGNGIKTAIVNLAEVARALGRPPAYVVKYFGSELGAQSNIDEANDRYLVNGVHDSNELQDTLDGFINKFVLCGSCKNPETEIVIKGRDDVERDCKACGKITPVDPKLKLYTYIVKNPPTGSKKGKKSATATANVVGGGKSISDIASGQTKKEDDGEVAEDDADDDILAKKINAEAAQLQTVEVNDEDWSVDMSQEAIAARARELEGLTLSEAVSKFNELGEWILAEAGDEDDKENLPSDVEIYKKIVEMDIADKTETVQVLAQVLFDENIVEQVEPHTGLLAKLVNGEEDFEIALLGGLERFIGVQKPELISKVPAILLAFYNQELLGEEVLISWGSKVSKKYVPKDVSKKVRKAAKPFVKWLQEAEEESDEE
- a CDS encoding predicted protein, with translation MSIHLLSRLPGELPVSRNSLNAMGSLLSPEFEYLNEFLPSHLDSKSNSLDLDVGSISSKVESNLPVSDEFDSLFRYLLTPTLVGPSPNSFYYDYVACADNNEFLGISEPIASQPREFSLSVDGIKVTTSEDDTFFQNLSSPNRSDAVSTREPGETVVQHQSELATRSQSHREVVAHQKARTTTGSKPSSTYKVVKHRPKGSKQACVPIKISYEKLKLTTKLGAELSDSFVETVESSMSASVRAMLAERKLPEELENGASRCKIDRQVYERPLLIEEMEKFCGHPKVRYIRNSNFGRTPYEAEYYSYQVDNKGQSINHTRHGLCPYCPEVSFFKLKNSAYGNHLGNIHGIRTNGSLFPDPILPGIYLMAKSEFVETERKTLAKERATAGVIWDTIFDITETTMSNAKAEAKVVASVGVIWNIIRKTLVFLVIVN